In Silene latifolia isolate original U9 population chromosome X, ASM4854445v1, whole genome shotgun sequence, the following proteins share a genomic window:
- the LOC141618533 gene encoding protein FAR1-RELATED SEQUENCE 5-like — MSVIQYNITPYTIQYHNYYNTKLCPPYCLLLCFELLLILHSFEIFDSCVPSSGFISHDTSVSQITSIPRIESPPPPTSNDNHFAEITSTPRIEQPSVSYHEHQLFLESTPGGTELWSRNVAIQFKPQLGQIFAKLEDAISFYNVYTEAWFRDGKKRKAIVHDSVVEQPLIKLFDIKNNKLTRIGCDAMIEFRLIKDVYVVTQFREWHNHRLCSLTNQEFQRKKRHLHLFHKKAIIDHSKVNLGPTSAYRYSKEHADGYENVGAQLIDFKNFGRDIKCFIGDKDAQLFIDNFENLRQTNPGFYFAYEVDSFKCLVRVFWCGLADHHKRSVTFAAALLFHEDDDSFKWVFEKFLDAMGQREPQCIISDQCPGIKKVVPKVFKKAKHRYCMWHIMQKVPDKIGITISKETDFVSRLNSVVWDSDLEPAEFERKWFDLIAEHNLQANSWLSYMYKKRRRWIPAYYRDIPMGCLLRTTQRSESQNSFFKRFENIHGTLVEFWMRFQSAMDQQRHTQKQHDRDSDYTLPQLATSLHLEAHASKVYTHAIFKDFQQEATASMCSLSVGGFTPPVDGTEVIVVTDARMQKSYQNAQKIPLYGSHGELLDDFDATDVRKLEMCKLWSEFYSTISLLRTMPNNQITDLADTLKQFRVKLNPQAQSMTKEQELEMLLGCSSSTEVRILPPRQAKNKGSGKRMISTKQQCIAKAEKPKRLCKNCKQLANHDKRIALILLYLTSRIRGVQMMIDYVRRILC, encoded by the exons ATGTCAG TGATTCAATATAATATCACCCCAtatacaatacaatatcacaactatTACAATACCAAACTTTGTCCCCCCTACTGTTTGCTGTTATGTTTTGAATTGCTTCTTATATTGCATTCTTTTGAGATCTTTGATAGTTGTGTACCTTCTTCTGGATTCATCTCTCACGATACTAGTGTGTCCCAAATTACTTCTATTCCACGCATTGAAAGTCCTCCCCCACCTACGTCTAATGATAATCATTTTGCTGAAATTACTTCTACTCCCCGCATTGAACAACCTTCTGTTTCTTATCATGAACATCAACTGTTTTTGGAATCCACACCTGGTGGTACTGAATTGTGGTCAAGAAATGTTGCAATTCAGTTTAAACCTCAACTTGGTCAGATTTTTGCAAAATTGGAAGACGCTATCAGTTTTTATAATGTCTATACAGAAGCAT GGTTTAGAGATGGTAAGAAAAGGAAAGCTATTGTTCATGATAGTGTAGTGGAGCAGCCACTTATAAAGCTGTTTGATATTAAGAACAATAAACTAACTAGGATTGGTTGTGATGCTATGATTGAATTTCGCCTTATCAAGGATGTTTATGTTGTAACTCAGTTTCGTGAATGGCATAATCATCGTCTTTGTTCGCTCACAAATCAAGAATTTCAAAGAAAAAAGAGACACCTTCATCTTTTTCATAAGAAGGCAATTATTGATCATTCAAAAGTTAATTTAGGTCCTACATCGGCATATAGATATTCTAAGGAACATGCAGATGGTTATGAGAATGTTGGTGCTCAATTGATTGATTTTAAGAACTTTGGAAGGGATATCAAATGTTTCATAGGAGATAAAGATGCTCAATTGTTTATCGATAATTTCGAGAACCTCCGTCAAACCAATCCAGGGTTCTACTTTGCTTATGAAGTAGATTCTTTCAAATGTTTGGTTCGTGTGTTTTGGTGTGGCCTTGCAG ACCACCACAAAAGATCTGTGACTTTTGCTGCTGCATTGTTGTTTCATGAGGATGACGATTCATTTAAGTGGGTTTTCGAGAAGTTCTTAGACGCTATGGGTCAGCGAGAGCCGCAATGTATAATCAGTGACCAATGTCCAGGAATAAAGAAGGTTGTACCCAAAGTTTTCAAGAAGGCTAAGCatagatattgcatgtggcatattatGCAAAAGGTCCCTGACAAGATTGGAATTACAATATCCAAGGAGACTGATTTTGTGAGTCGTTTAAATTCTGTTGTATGGGACTCTGACTTGGAACCTGCAGAATTTGAACGGAAGTGGTTTGACTTAATTGCTGAACATAACTTGCAAGCAAATTCATGGTTGTCATACATGTATAAAAAAAGAAGGCGATGGATCCCGGCTTATTATCGTGATATTCCTATGGGGTGTCTTCTCCGAACAACTCAACGATCGGAGAGCCAGAATAGCTTTTTCAAGCGTTTTGAAAATATACATGGTACacttgttgagttttggatgcgttttcaAAGCGCCATGGATCAACAACGCCATACTCAAAAGCAACATGATCGAGACAGTGATTATACTTTACCCCAATTAGCTACGTCTCTACACTTGGAAGCTCATGCGTCCAAGGTTTATACCCATGCTATTTTCAAAGATTTTCAACAAGAGGCTACTGCCTCCATGTGTTCTCTTAGTGTTGGTGGCTTCACACCACCTGTCGATGGTACAGAGGTCATTGTTGTTACTGACGCTAGAATGCAGAAGAGTTATCAA AATGCACAAAAGATCCCTCTATATGGTTCACATGGTGAGTTACTTGACGACTTTGATGCCACTGATGTAAGGAAGCTGGAGATGTGCAAATTATGGTCAGAGTTCTACTCAACTATCAGTTTGCTGAGAACTATGCCTAACAATCAGATCACTGATCTTGCCGACACATTGAAGCAATTTCGGGTCAAACTCAATCCACAAGCACAGTCAATGACAAAAGAGCAGGAGTTGGAAATGCTTCTTGGATGTAGTTCCTCAACTGAAGTGAGGATTCTACCGCCTCGTCAGGCAAAGAACAAGGGTAGTGGGAAGAGAATGATATCGACAAAGCAACAATGCATTGCCAAAGCAGAGAAGCCAAAAAGGCTTTGCAAAAATTGCAAACAATTGGCTAACCATGATAAGCGAATCGCCCTCATCCTTTTGTACCTGACATCGAGAATCAG GGGAGTTCAGATGATGATTGACTACGTTAGGAGGATTCTTTGTTGA